A region of the Penicillium psychrofluorescens genome assembly, chromosome: 6 genome:
AGCATAATATCTGGATATTTAATTGAGACTCCCGAGACCTATAATAGAAACTCCGAAGTGCTAGATCATATACACAGAAAATAAACCAATACCTCCCTCACACACATACACCTGGAAAAAAAGAACGACGCTGGAAGAGAGATTCGTATGCTCGTTTCCACCTTTCGGTGTCCTCGCATCATACATATATGTCTTTCCTTGTCCGAAGAAAACATATCCCCAAGCGCAAGCTCACGCTTACGCAGCAGAAACGTAAGCGTTGCCAACCGAGTTGAGGCTCCCATCAGTGACGAGATAGTTCTCAGCAGTCATGAAGTAGGAGTAGTGAGTGACCTGATCCTGGCCGTCGAGCCAGGGGAGGACGCTGTCAAGGAAGGCACTGGTGGTGTCGGGGTCGACGACGCCGTTGACATCAGCGTTGAGCGCAAACTCCGTCACCCAAACCTCGGGCAGGCCGTACTGGGACGCCGTGCTCATAGCTTGCTGGACAAAGGTGGTGAACTCATCGGCGGTATCGCCGTACCAGTGCACAGCGAGACCGGTCAGATTGCACGAAGAGCCACCCTCGCCCATGAATTCCTCGAACCAGCTCAGGCCCATACCCGGAGTCATGGACGAGGTCACGGCCGGCGAGATCAGCTTGGCGTGACCCTTGAACGGCACGATCTGGGTGGCGTAGTAGTTGGCAGCGTCGGTGGGGTCGATGTTGGACTGCGAGGTCATGTCGGGCTcgttgaagccgaggatGTACTGGCTGCCGCTGTGGAGGAGGGTATTCACGGCAGTGGCCACGGAGTCGAGGTCGCTCGTGCCCCAGATCTGGGGTACGTACTGGACGCCGTTGGGGAGGCCGGTGGTGCTGCCCAGCAAGCTGCCCAGCGACCAGTCGTAGGCCCAGCCCACGgcgccgctgccgccgagggAGTTGACCAGCGCGACGTCGTTGTAGGCCGCGCCGCGCTTGGAGGTCGTGCGCTTGACGTGCGCATGcggcatggccatggccgaggtGGCCATCAGGCCGGCGGCGAACCAGTTGCTGAAGGAAGgcatttttttttggtttttcttCTGCAGCAGCAAAGGAAGTGGGTATAAAAACCGAGAAAGCCTGTTTCTcgggagaaggtggttgaaAGGAAGGGCGACGCTATCGAAGCAGTCTTGTGGAGATGTATAAAAGGAGAGACTCCAACTTCCGCGCACGGCACAGGAAGTATAGTTAGATGAAGGAAGGAATGACTTTGGACcgggaggatgaagaaggaacagaaaaaaagggcgacgaggacgggAGTTAAATGAGATAAATGTACACGCTGGTGGAACTCGCGCCAGGATCCCCGATTGGCCCTGCCGGGGGAATCGAAAGTGTACTATTTCGAAGTCTCCATCCGGACCCTGTGCCTGACTTCGCGCGATGGGCGATTGGCTGACCCCTGTCTGGTTCCTTGCAGCTAGGCCCGATCGGGTTTGGCAGGACGACGTAACCGTGGATACGATGATCTATCCGAATGTCCTTGATTGGCCAGACCTGCAGACGCTGGGATAGTACCGTGGATCACTTCAGGGGCGGAGCAGTGATTGGATGGACCCGAATAAATTGACACACCAAGTGTATCGCATCCAGCACCTGCCAGAATGAGTATACACTAGCAGAGTCTAGACTTGCTGTCCAAGTGATTCACCGAGTGACTGAGCACTCTGCCGAACACGATTGACTCTCCCCTGAGGAAATCCAGAACCCAACGCAAACCTGCCGCCAATCCCAATCTCAGTCGATCCGAGGGCCGGCCCCAATGATTATTGCCGCCGCCCCTATTTCACTACGTGAAACTCCCTTGCCTCCTGCATCCTGGTGCCCCACATCCCCGTCGCTCTGTGGCTCCTGTAAGCCCATTGGACCCATTGGACCCATTAGGCGCTCCTGAAGAGCCCCCGCCATCAATGGCCCCTCCACTTAGGGCTTACTCTCGTTCAAATAAGCTGTCACTAGTCCGTGCTAACGAGCCAAGGCAACGGTTTGAGCGCCAACACTCTTCACAAGGCAGGCTCGCAGATCCCCGGGTTTGGGGGCCGATGGCAAATATAGCATCATGGTGGTGGCCACATAATTTAAATGATGAGGTCAGTCTCGTGTCATGCTGAGGGGCGAAAATGTCAGCTTCAGGAACGGCGCGGACCCGGATGATTCCCACCGGTAGGTGGCTGCTGGAACCACTGGTACctgtggtggagagggaggggagggggtgggCGCCTACTACCTAGGGTTTGAGGATTGGGCTCCTGGAGGAAAACGTCCCGAGGTGGTGCATTCGACAGGCACAACCCCATTTTTTCAGGGGTAGCCCCTACCCACTGTGCAGTGAATTAATTAGTTGGTATAGACTTCGCCGTTGTGGTCGGTCGCTGCGGCAATTCCCAGAACTATGCCCTTTCCGTCGGATGGCCGCACGATTATTGATCAATCGAACAAACGGGCTGTCCCTTGCAGTGTTACTGGGGGAATTAGTTAGGGATATGTTTCACTCTGGACTGTGTAAACAATCTACTTAGGCCGGcctggctggctggctcAGAGACAATACTCTCCTGGGTACTGGGCCAGTTCGGTCCTTGAAACGCCACATTTCTGGTTATGGACCGTCCGACTCCTAGTTCTGACCCCAGTAGGTACAGTACACAGTACTCCATACTGCTATCCTCAAATTCAACTTGCCCAGTCTATAGCGTAGCTAACCACCCGCCTCCTCTCTCCATCACGTGATTCCCTAGCAAGCCCACCATCCCAAAACACCATGTTAAACTACATTTCTATACCACCATATCTTCCTAAACACAACTCGGATTTATTGTGATTTTGGCACGCTATTGCCGATAAGCATTCTTTGTGACATATACGGATTTCAACACGATTAAAAAGTTATATCAATATATTACCATAAACTACACCACAACGCTAGGTGACGGTAATTCCGGCGCTTGCCTATGGCTGAGCCTTAGCTATGTCTCCAATGAACGACGTCTCCGAGCCTTAACAATTCGAGTCCTTAATGCGGCCTCTAGGCCATGAAGGAGATCTGTGCAGTGAGAACAACCACCTCGTGCTCCGGGTTTTCCTTGTGAGTGTCTCGGGTGCTACTTGCCAGCAGAAAAAGGTACTCGGTACTTGAGAGGAACAGGGCCTACTGCAGTACCAGTGCACCGCCTTGTGTTCCTAGGAATCATCGCTTACTCCAAGACATAAAGTGTTGCCGAGGAACAACTCTCAAAACGACGAGCTTCCATCAAGCCTCATCCGGAGTATGATAGAGTAGAAAATCACCGCAAACAACCCGGTAATAATGTAGAACACACAAGATCGATTTCTGACTTGATAGTTGGCTTTTAGAAAGAAGCGAAAAAGAGTATTTGAGCAAAAAGATTTTCGGAAGCTTCGATCTGCCGGCGGATTAAGCTAGTAGAGCCGCGGGGCTGACTTGGCCCCCACGCGGTCAGTCGGACACGTCGTGAGGCAGTGTGTTGTCGCTTAACTCTCGTCCCTTTCATTGTGTTGTTTTTTATGCGTCATTCGTGACAAAAGACTTGCTCGCCTAAAGGTCCCCAAATATAGGGCTATAGGCAGAGTGCACCGACACGATGGACCCCCTCACGGCTATCGGCCTTGCAGGGAACATCATCAGCTTTATCGACTTTTCATATAAAGTCATTGCCGGAGTGAACAAAGTTCTCGACTCGTCGAGTGGGATGACACCGGAGGTTGCCCAGTTCAGTGCTCTAGTGGAAGATTTGAATGGTATCACCCAAAGCCTCGTGTCGGATGTCGCTGCCAGGACGGAAAACGAAAAGCAGCTCTGCATCTTAGCCACCAACTGCCATGTTCTGTCCGGGGAAATTTTTCAAATGCTGCGAAGCCTGAAGGTTGGCGACAAGAGGTCGAAATGGCAGGGTATGAtggtgaagatgaaaagcatGCGGAAGGAAAAGGATATTGAGGCTATCGAACGACGTCTGAATACTTATCAGTCGGAGATCTTGATCCGTTTGCACGTTATGTTCAGGTTTGTTTGATTAACGGAGCCCCAAAGACATCTGCGCGTGTTTACTGATATGGTAACAGCCAAAGAAGCGAGAGCCAGAACTCCATGGTGAAAAGCCGGTTGGATGCTCTTCGAAACGAGGGACAATCACTACGAAATGAGACGACAAAACAGCTGGACGCGTTGCATCAAGACATTGCGACTCTCGTAGAAGCGATGTCCTCAACACCACCCCCTTATAAATCAAACCTGGCAAAAAGCGGCCCCGAGGAAGCGTCACTAACCAGATTGGGCGACGCTTTGGCAAGCTTCCAGTCCACGACCAAATCAATCTCTCAAGAAAACCACATTTTAAGCCGACTTGTATTTTCTTCCATGTACAGTCGAGGAGACAATATCGAAGATCCCGAAGGTGGGACATTTACATGGatcgtggaagaagagccctCTCTGAAAGTGGATCAAAAGGACCTTTCCGAGAAGCCAGACACAGACGAAGAGCAAATAGCAGCCCAAAAAGCCATGCGGGAGACGACTCGACAATCATTCTTGACTTGGCTCAACTCCGGATGTCACGTTTTCCACATATCTGGCAAGGCTGGTTCTGGAAAGTCGACCTTGATGAAATTCCTTGCCAGATCTCCTCGAGTCCAGCAAGGCTTGGAACGATGGGCTGGGGGGAAGCAACTGATCATCGCACGGTTCTTTTTCTGGAATTCTGGAGATAAGCTGCAAATGTCTCTAGAAGGATTGTATAGGAGCCTTCTGTTTGAGACATGCACGCAATGCCCCAATCTAATCCCTCGAATTTTCCCTGGTCTCTGGGAAGGGCTGTCATCCGGTGCTGCACCTCCACAGCAAACCCCGATGAGCTTCGAAGAAGTCAAAGCTGCATTAAGTCGTCTGACGAAAGAGAGTCACTCCTTCGATGGCTATATCTGTTTCTGGATTGACGGACTGGATGAGTTCGAGGGCGATGAGGTCGATCACTGGCATCTGGCCCGGGACCTTCAATACTGGACAGATTCAAAGCATATCAAACTCTGCGTGAGCAGCCGCCCGCACATTCCCTTTACCCAGACCTTTGCGAACAACATGAATCATCAAATATGTATACACGAGCTTACTCGGGAGGATATCCGTCAGTTCAGCCTGGCAATGTTCGAGAAAGACCCCAACTTCCACCGTGTCCAAGCTTTCTATCAAAAGCTGGTGTTGAAAATCGTTGAAGATGCAAACGGCGTGTTCCTGTGGGCGAGGCTAGTGGTCCGCTCACTTTTGAGGAGCATAGGTTATCAAGGCACGGCGAAAGATTTGGAAAGGAAGCTCAAAGCCATGCCGAAAGGGCTAGATGAGCTGTtcgaccagatcctcggcTCAGTCGACCCAGATGATCGGCCGCTCTCCGACAAACTGTTTCTCATGAGCACTCCAAGCGTCTACCACTGGGGCCCACCAATTCGTAATGCCATGGCGTACTCACGGCTAGAAGATCTGGATGATTCAAATTTTCCTGAGAACCGACCCATGCGAGTTTGCTCGGAGGCTGAAATTGACGAAAGCTTACCTCGCGTATCATGCCTTCTGGACCGTTTTTCACGAGGCCTGCTTGAGATGACACCGAGCAGAAAAAATCAGGTCGATAGTCACCAATATTTCGCACATGATGTGCACTTTCTTCATCGTACCGTACGCGATTACATCTTGAACACGCGACGAGACCAGATGCAAAGCCGTGTCCCAGAGTTCAATGACCACGTCGGTATTATTCGATTGTTACTTGCTGATTTCAAGTTTGCCCGTCCATCAAAGGAAGACCTGATCCCTAAATCGACACCGTATACGTCCCCTATTAGAATGCAGCTCGAGCTTATATTCACTGCTCTAACGTATGCCGAAAAGGCCGGGAAAACCGATGTGAT
Encoded here:
- a CDS encoding uncharacterized protein (ID:PFLUO_009351-T1.cds;~source:funannotate), with product MPSFSNWFAAGLMATSAMAMPHAHVKRTTSKRGAAYNDVALVNSLGGSGAVGWAYDWSLGSLLGSTTGLPNGVQYVPQIWGTSDLDSVATAVNTLLHSGSQYILGFNEPDMTSQSNIDPTDAANYYATQIVPFKGHAKLISPAVTSSMTPGMGLSWFEEFMGEGGSSCNLTGLAVHWYGDTADEFTTFVQQAMSTASQYGLPEVWVTEFALNADVNGVVDPDTTSAFLDSVLPWLDGQDQVTHYSYFMTAENYLVTDGSLNSVGNAYVSAA
- a CDS encoding uncharacterized protein (ID:PFLUO_009352-T1.cds;~source:funannotate), with the translated sequence MDPLTAIGLAGNIISFIDFSYKVIAGVNKVLDSSSGMTPEVAQFSALVEDLNGITQSLVSDVAARTENEKQLCILATNCHVLSGEIFQMLRSLKVGDKRSKWQGMMVKMKSMRKEKDIEAIERRLNTYQSEILIRLHVMFSQRSESQNSMVKSRLDALRNEGQSLRNETTKQLDALHQDIATLVEAMSSTPPPYKSNLAKSGPEEASLTRLGDALASFQSTTKSISQENHILSRLVFSSMYSRGDNIEDPEGGTFTWIVEEEPSLKVDQKDLSEKPDTDEEQIAAQKAMRETTRQSFLTWLNSGCHVFHISGKAGSGKSTLMKFLARSPRVQQGLERWAGGKQLIIARFFFWNSGDKLQMSLEGLYRSLLFETCTQCPNLIPRIFPGLWEGLSSGAAPPQQTPMSFEEVKAALSRLTKESHSFDGYICFWIDGLDEFEGDEVDHWHLARDLQYWTDSKHIKLCVSSRPHIPFTQTFANNMNHQICIHELTREDIRQFSLAMFEKDPNFHRVQAFYQKLVLKIVEDANGVFLWARLVVRSLLRSIGYQGTAKDLERKLKAMPKGLDELFDQILGSVDPDDRPLSDKLFLMSTPSVYHWGPPIRNAMAYSRLEDLDDSNFPENRPMRVCSEAEIDESLPRVSCLLDRFSRGLLEMTPSRKNQVDSHQYFAHDVHFLHRTVRDYILNTRRDQMQSRVPEFNDHVGIIRLLLADFKFARPSKEDLIPKSTPYTSPIRMQLELIFTALTYAEKAGKTDVISGFLEQAWQIVAGHAQPAEPFDGQDYERKGYLRGQNLEVAVANCWLTIRESEDQKPCFLCQTVVRGLYSYLSPRLLSHLKKENSVSGPNLLLVASRSDDVDLVRHLLREGRSPKEMVAMEKMFSTLANQVSGTLMTPKGPISVWLLYLYLYFNEFLSQRYSKTALVLESFLDSGADQDVEFIIRKRSHKYPDLSIDKRTANKNTESQETYLIDLLELLELIEPPNLVDIRGKLISRSPNSDRRDSFEHVCKCLMTEKKGEAPFGLLDELYVESIVTPTERLDLPFSFRMN